From the genome of Sulfurovum sp. NBC37-1, one region includes:
- a CDS encoding response regulator transcription factor — MRILTVGFDDEYVKELEKELDKYFICIVDNAKDLYDATNFTDFRHYELVIIVDEGVKFSLERYVNEVKKKKSETKIMILTDDYRQQESFFALGVDDVIYNHCEHPDLIAARVLANMRHLFGTTVDIGKLVIDISNKKIEYDEKIVSLNGKTFDILAYLALRKQRVFSKDEIINALWEEPEYVSDNTVEVAINQIRKRLKSILGFQVIHTVRRRGYKFSY; from the coding sequence ATGAGAATATTAACTGTAGGCTTCGATGACGAGTATGTCAAAGAGCTTGAAAAAGAATTGGACAAATACTTTATTTGTATTGTAGACAATGCCAAAGACCTGTACGACGCAACGAATTTTACGGACTTTAGACATTATGAACTGGTGATCATTGTTGATGAGGGAGTAAAGTTCTCTCTTGAGCGTTATGTGAATGAAGTGAAAAAGAAAAAGAGCGAAACTAAGATCATGATATTGACGGATGATTACCGTCAGCAAGAATCTTTCTTCGCTCTGGGTGTGGATGATGTCATTTACAACCATTGCGAACATCCCGATCTCATCGCGGCAAGGGTCCTTGCAAACATGAGACATCTTTTCGGTACGACCGTGGATATCGGTAAACTGGTCATTGATATCTCCAATAAGAAGATCGAGTATGATGAGAAGATCGTTTCCCTGAACGGCAAGACCTTTGATATATTGGCTTATCTTGCATTGCGTAAGCAGAGAGTCTTTTCGAAAGATGAGATCATCAATGCGCTCTGGGAAGAACCGGAGTATGTCAGTGACAATACGGTTGAGGTAGCGATAAACCAGATCAGGAAGAGACTCAAGAGTATTCTTGGGTTCCAGGTGATTCATACCGTCAGAAGACGCGGCTACAAGTTCTC
- the hypA gene encoding hydrogenase/urease nickel incorporation protein HypA, whose product MHEYSVVQALLNQCEEVAEENDAEKITKVVCKIGVMSGIENHLLQVAFDTFKEGTMCAEAEFIVNEQRLKLECRDCGHVFETDEIRYYCTECESLRVKVLDGEDMYLMSLEME is encoded by the coding sequence ATGCATGAGTACAGCGTAGTACAGGCACTGCTGAACCAGTGTGAAGAAGTGGCGGAGGAGAATGATGCTGAAAAGATCACCAAAGTGGTCTGCAAGATCGGTGTGATGAGCGGGATAGAGAATCATCTGCTGCAGGTTGCTTTTGATACATTCAAGGAGGGTACCATGTGTGCAGAGGCGGAATTCATCGTCAATGAACAGAGACTCAAACTTGAATGCAGGGATTGCGGTCATGTTTTTGAGACTGATGAAATACGGTACTATTGTACCGAATGTGAGAGTCTCAGGGTTAAAGTGCTTGATGGGGAAGATATGTATTTGATGAGTCTTGAAATGGAATAA
- a CDS encoding P-II family nitrogen regulator — MKKIEAIIKPFKLDDVKEALVEAGIEGMTISEVKGYGRQQGHSELYRGAEYVVEFIPKVKIEIVVSSQEFADKAVEAIMHSAKTGKIGDGKIFVSDISKTIRIRTEEEDEEAL; from the coding sequence ATGAAAAAAATTGAAGCCATTATCAAACCGTTCAAACTGGACGATGTCAAAGAGGCACTTGTCGAAGCAGGTATAGAAGGAATGACCATTTCCGAGGTCAAAGGATACGGAAGACAGCAGGGACACTCAGAACTCTACAGAGGAGCGGAGTATGTTGTAGAGTTCATTCCGAAAGTAAAGATCGAAATAGTGGTAAGTTCGCAGGAGTTCGCGGACAAAGCAGTTGAAGCTATTATGCACTCTGCAAAAACAGGTAAGATCGGTGATGGAAAGATCTTTGTCTCAGACATCTCCAAAACCATCCGTATCAGAACCGAAGAAGAGGATGAGGAAGCATTATAG
- a CDS encoding DUF234 domain-containing protein, producing MTLEQSIEYFAILGGMEENIDLDFFEDIFSMVKSNFVENFSTFQSLVSPSYLMESPYREVLSSVARGEGKFYSVLRKAKLSEGAGEEIVKELLAEGILYIEPTREQPLRIHPKHKIKKELRSYRIQDKLRFGIPFMRFWFGFVMQYREELMRGEGSAFLENFENHYERLRSLVYEQLCNDMLRYYYYSKTTPLLSNGSYWDQHSEFDLLAVTSEKKVILGECKYKERKVCKNELTKLKAKAEKSGIAVDIYVLFSKNGFSNELLQMRDTSLLLFDLNDLKMLL from the coding sequence TTGACACTGGAACAATCCATAGAGTATTTCGCCATCCTCGGCGGTATGGAAGAGAACATCGACCTGGATTTCTTTGAAGATATCTTTTCCATGGTCAAAAGCAACTTCGTAGAGAATTTCTCAACCTTCCAATCCCTCGTTTCACCCTCGTATCTGATGGAATCTCCTTACAGAGAGGTCCTTTCCTCAGTGGCCAGAGGTGAAGGTAAATTTTACTCGGTCCTGAGAAAAGCAAAATTGAGTGAAGGGGCAGGAGAAGAGATCGTCAAAGAACTGCTTGCAGAAGGTATCCTCTACATCGAACCTACCCGGGAACAGCCTCTGCGTATACACCCCAAACACAAGATCAAAAAAGAGTTGCGCTCCTACCGCATACAGGATAAACTGCGCTTTGGCATTCCATTCATGCGTTTCTGGTTTGGATTCGTCATGCAGTATCGTGAAGAGTTGATGCGGGGAGAGGGCAGTGCTTTTCTGGAAAATTTTGAGAACCATTATGAACGTTTGCGTTCTCTGGTCTATGAACAGTTGTGCAACGATATGCTCAGGTACTATTATTATAGTAAGACAACGCCTCTGTTGAGTAACGGCAGTTACTGGGACCAGCACAGTGAATTTGATTTGCTTGCAGTCACCTCGGAAAAAAAGGTGATCCTTGGAGAGTGTAAATACAAAGAGCGTAAAGTATGCAAGAATGAACTCACCAAACTGAAGGCCAAAGCTGAGAAGTCCGGGATAGCAGTCGATATCTATGTACTTTTTTCCAAAAACGGCTTTTCAAATGAACTGCTGCAGATGAGAGATACTTCCCTGTTGCTCTTCGATCTGAATGATCTGAAGATGCTTCTTTAA
- a CDS encoding helix-turn-helix domain-containing protein, whose translation MEQFFTKSDQIQNIIKGFNLTKTLFVSSIIIGEANTGKKTLARYLFPDAPMVSGKEQKVVEAALEEHDELIITDFEKLGNQETLKFDNKRIIATANFVGNYNTIDALFAFIYMLPSLKERSEDARYIRDIFIDKAKNDLMIEELPADITEIPMDLSHNSKSLKKAVYRYLTIRTMDKQSIKDAVYYYMLEQMEGNNTYKEYLELYEKPLIEAGLKKYGSQLQLSQVLGINRNTLRKKIHEHDID comes from the coding sequence ATGGAACAATTTTTCACCAAGTCAGATCAGATACAGAATATCATCAAAGGGTTCAACCTTACCAAGACCCTTTTTGTCTCATCCATTATCATTGGAGAAGCCAATACGGGTAAAAAAACACTTGCACGCTATCTTTTTCCGGATGCACCGATGGTCTCGGGCAAGGAGCAGAAAGTGGTCGAGGCTGCACTGGAAGAACATGATGAGTTGATCATCACCGATTTTGAGAAACTGGGCAATCAGGAAACACTGAAATTTGACAATAAGCGTATCATCGCCACTGCCAATTTTGTTGGCAACTACAATACCATCGATGCACTTTTTGCCTTCATCTATATGCTCCCTTCACTCAAAGAACGTTCCGAAGATGCCCGGTACATCAGAGATATTTTCATCGATAAAGCCAAAAATGACCTGATGATAGAAGAACTTCCGGCAGATATTACTGAAATACCCATGGACCTGAGCCACAACAGCAAAAGCCTTAAAAAAGCGGTCTATCGTTACCTGACCATTCGTACCATGGACAAACAAAGCATTAAGGATGCTGTTTACTACTATATGCTCGAACAGATGGAAGGGAACAATACCTACAAAGAGTATCTGGAACTCTATGAAAAACCCCTCATCGAAGCAGGATTGAAAAAGTACGGCTCCCAGCTGCAGCTCTCACAGGTTCTGGGCATCAACAGAAATACACTGAGAAAGAAGATCCATGAACACGATATCGATTGA
- a CDS encoding HyaD/HybD family hydrogenase maturation endopeptidase yields the protein MTILGIGNVLQKDDGLGVYAAAYLKENYDFSKEVKIVNGGVEGINLLNLFMENDDILILDTIHIDDAPGSIYLIPAQALSGYGLNSGGAHEIGVIQCLDMLELQGRPVPEATVLGIIPHEVTFDIALSDPIKASFSDYINTALRFLEKQQVFAIPKEEKMSLKSIIMQARDPSGIMT from the coding sequence ATGACAATACTCGGCATAGGCAATGTCCTGCAAAAAGATGACGGACTGGGTGTCTATGCCGCAGCCTATCTCAAAGAGAATTATGACTTTTCCAAAGAGGTGAAGATCGTTAACGGCGGGGTAGAAGGCATCAACCTTCTCAACCTCTTTATGGAAAACGACGACATCCTCATACTCGATACTATACACATCGACGATGCTCCCGGAAGTATTTATCTCATTCCGGCTCAAGCACTTTCCGGCTATGGGCTTAACAGCGGAGGCGCCCATGAGATAGGGGTGATCCAGTGTCTTGATATGCTGGAACTTCAGGGTAGACCTGTGCCGGAAGCTACGGTACTTGGTATCATTCCCCATGAAGTGACTTTCGACATAGCCTTGAGCGATCCGATTAAGGCTTCTTTTTCAGACTATATAAACACCGCTTTGCGATTTTTGGAAAAGCAGCAGGTCTTTGCCATTCCCAAAGAAGAAAAAATGTCTCTGAAAAGTATCATCATGCAGGCCAGGGACCCTTCTGGTATTATGACTTGA
- the hypE gene encoding hydrogenase expression/formation protein HypE, translated as MNKTITIAHGNGGEENNELIKNIFYKHFENEILSKSEDAAVIEEGRLAFTTDSFTVSPLFFPGGDIGKLAVCGTCNDLAMMGAKPKYLTCSVIIEEGFSSRELERIVRSMKKELETNGAMVVSGDTKVVPKGSVDKLFINTTGIGAIEQKGISASALKEGMSILVSRDVGAHGATIFAAREGIELESSLETDCASLYPEVKALMDAGINIVALRDATRGGVAAVLNEWARSSDVCIEIEEENVPVQEQVKGICEMLGFEAVNLANEGTFVLVIDKEDEAKALDVLLQAHETSAVIGRVSMEHQGRVLLNSSWGTKRFLDLPTGELLPRIC; from the coding sequence ATGAATAAAACAATTACGATCGCCCATGGTAACGGCGGTGAAGAGAACAACGAACTCATTAAAAACATTTTTTATAAACATTTTGAAAATGAGATCCTGTCCAAAAGCGAGGATGCGGCTGTCATAGAAGAGGGCAGATTGGCATTCACTACGGATTCCTTTACGGTCTCTCCGCTTTTTTTCCCAGGAGGGGACATAGGGAAACTGGCGGTTTGCGGTACCTGTAACGACCTTGCCATGATGGGAGCCAAGCCGAAGTACCTGACCTGTTCTGTCATCATTGAAGAGGGATTTTCTTCCCGTGAACTGGAGAGGATCGTGCGAAGCATGAAGAAGGAGCTGGAGACCAACGGTGCGATGGTAGTGAGTGGTGACACGAAGGTAGTACCCAAAGGCTCTGTGGACAAGCTTTTTATTAACACAACGGGTATTGGAGCGATCGAACAGAAAGGCATTTCCGCTTCCGCTTTGAAAGAGGGGATGAGCATTCTTGTCAGCCGTGATGTGGGTGCACATGGGGCGACGATATTTGCTGCCAGAGAGGGTATCGAGCTGGAAAGTTCGCTTGAGACGGACTGTGCTTCACTTTATCCGGAGGTCAAAGCTTTGATGGATGCTGGTATAAACATTGTTGCACTGCGTGATGCTACACGCGGCGGTGTGGCAGCGGTACTCAATGAATGGGCAAGAAGTTCGGATGTCTGTATCGAGATTGAAGAGGAGAACGTGCCGGTACAGGAGCAGGTAAAAGGGATTTGTGAAATGCTCGGGTTTGAAGCGGTCAATCTCGCCAATGAGGGTACATTCGTACTGGTGATTGACAAAGAGGATGAAGCCAAGGCTTTGGACGTGCTTCTGCAGGCCCATGAAACCTCTGCTGTGATCGGCAGGGTTTCAATGGAGCATCAAGGGCGTGTCCTGCTGAATTCTTCCTGGGGAACGAAGCGTTTCCTTGATCTGCCCACAGGTGAACTTTTGCCGAGAATTTGCTAA
- a CDS encoding DUF695 domain-containing protein, with product MQEYWELYMKNLEGKPASILFNAGISMEIDAIKYIYLQIAFVKVKLKEPNERGLLGEEEQPEIAYMEDKLEASLIKFRIGKYVGRVISDGYVTFLYYLQFTFNWQDFLEYALNEFESYEISSGYQDDAEWSYYQKLLYPTPREWQIIQNHKVCDQMRAKEDNLHLPRAIEHKAFFQSEYKKVDLIERLKQEGFKIQDEISNEEGYKGISFYRINKPFYHDIDELTLWLIDLLEAYDAHYDGWETSIVKS from the coding sequence ATGCAAGAATATTGGGAATTATATATGAAGAATCTGGAGGGGAAACCGGCGTCAATATTGTTCAATGCGGGAATATCTATGGAGATAGATGCGATCAAATATATCTATCTGCAGATCGCATTTGTGAAGGTAAAGCTCAAGGAGCCGAATGAAAGAGGGCTTCTGGGTGAGGAGGAGCAGCCGGAGATCGCCTATATGGAAGATAAGCTTGAAGCCTCTTTGATCAAATTCCGTATAGGGAAGTATGTCGGGCGTGTGATCTCTGACGGGTATGTGACCTTTCTTTACTATCTGCAATTCACCTTTAACTGGCAGGATTTTCTCGAATATGCGCTGAACGAGTTTGAAAGTTACGAGATCAGCAGTGGTTATCAGGACGATGCCGAATGGAGCTATTACCAAAAACTGCTTTATCCGACACCCAGGGAGTGGCAGATCATACAGAACCATAAAGTGTGCGATCAGATGAGAGCCAAAGAGGATAATTTGCATCTTCCCCGGGCCATTGAACATAAAGCTTTTTTCCAAAGTGAATACAAAAAAGTTGATCTCATTGAGAGGTTAAAACAAGAAGGATTCAAGATACAGGATGAGATCAGTAATGAAGAGGGATACAAAGGGATCTCTTTCTACCGTATCAACAAGCCCTTTTATCATGATATAGATGAATTGACACTCTGGCTCATCGATCTTTTGGAAGCATATGATGCTCACTATGACGGCTGGGAGACGAGTATCGTCAAGTCATAA
- a CDS encoding P-II family nitrogen regulator, with product MKKIEAIIKPFKLDDVKEALVDAGIEGMTVSEVKGYGRQQGHSELYRGAEYVVEFIPKIKLEIVVSGEEYLNKAIEAIKTAAKTGKIGDGKIFVSDISKTIRIRTDEEDEEAL from the coding sequence ATGAAAAAAATCGAAGCGATCATTAAACCGTTTAAACTGGATGATGTAAAAGAAGCATTGGTCGATGCCGGTATCGAAGGGATGACGGTCTCCGAGGTAAAAGGTTACGGAAGACAGCAGGGGCATTCCGAGCTTTACAGAGGTGCCGAATATGTAGTTGAGTTCATCCCCAAGATCAAACTGGAGATCGTTGTCAGTGGTGAGGAGTACCTCAACAAAGCGATCGAAGCGATCAAAACCGCTGCCAAAACAGGCAAGATCGGTGACGGAAAGATCTTTGTTTCCGACATCTCCAAAACCATCCGTATCAGAACGGATGAAGAGGATGAGGAAGCTTTATAG
- a CDS encoding ammonium transporter: MEMHYVIDTFFSLFAMTLIILMVPGFAMLEAGLVRTKNVTSVLTVNTMIYAVASMSFLLIGYKYAFGSWEHQDSINKYAFFLFQMAFVGKVVNIMSGGVSERSRIIPLVIFTVIVGAFLYPTIVNITWGANFLSGTFLDISSMHDLAGSTVIHSTGGWALVAAILIMGARRGRYKKNGAIKVIPASNIPLVVLGAFLLWIGWFGFNGGSVGAISSKENADAVALTIMNTNTAGLTGAITAWLLTYFRYKKFDITMILNGALGGLVAITAGPDLYNIYTPILIGAVGAALVVLFVPIFDKLKMDDPVGALSVHLVNGIWGTLAVGIFADVSFMAQLKGVLVVAAIVFPLSFAIIYSINKVFQLRAEDDEQLEGIDAIECGMEAYPEFKRSI, translated from the coding sequence ATGGAAATGCATTACGTTATAGATACGTTTTTCTCACTCTTTGCCATGACCCTCATCATTCTGATGGTGCCCGGTTTTGCGATGCTTGAAGCCGGACTGGTCAGAACAAAGAATGTGACGTCTGTGCTTACGGTCAACACCATGATCTATGCCGTTGCTTCAATGTCCTTTCTGCTTATCGGCTACAAATACGCTTTTGGAAGCTGGGAGCACCAGGACAGCATTAACAAATATGCCTTCTTTTTGTTCCAGATGGCCTTTGTCGGCAAGGTTGTAAATATTATGAGCGGTGGGGTGAGTGAACGTTCACGCATTATTCCACTGGTAATTTTTACAGTCATTGTTGGCGCCTTCCTCTACCCTACCATCGTAAATATTACCTGGGGAGCCAATTTCCTCTCCGGTACTTTCCTTGATATCTCCAGTATGCACGATCTTGCCGGATCGACCGTCATACACTCTACCGGCGGCTGGGCACTGGTAGCTGCCATTCTCATCATGGGAGCAAGACGCGGACGCTATAAAAAGAATGGTGCTATCAAAGTCATCCCTGCTTCCAACATTCCCCTCGTGGTACTGGGAGCTTTTCTACTCTGGATAGGCTGGTTCGGTTTTAACGGTGGATCCGTAGGCGCTATCTCAAGCAAAGAGAATGCAGATGCCGTGGCACTGACCATCATGAACACCAATACAGCCGGACTGACCGGAGCCATCACCGCATGGCTGCTTACCTACTTCCGCTACAAAAAGTTCGATATCACAATGATCCTCAACGGTGCACTGGGCGGCCTGGTTGCGATTACAGCTGGCCCAGACCTTTATAACATTTACACTCCTATTCTCATCGGTGCTGTCGGTGCGGCACTGGTCGTGCTCTTCGTTCCGATCTTTGACAAACTGAAAATGGACGACCCTGTGGGTGCACTTTCCGTACACCTTGTCAATGGTATCTGGGGAACACTGGCAGTGGGTATTTTCGCTGATGTGAGTTTTATGGCTCAACTCAAGGGTGTTTTGGTTGTAGCTGCTATTGTTTTTCCACTATCATTTGCTATAATCTACAGTATCAACAAGGTCTTTCAGTTACGTGCGGAAGATGATGAACAGCTCGAAGGTATCGATGCCATCGAATGCGGTATGGAAGCCTACCCAGAATTTAAACGCAGTATATAA
- a CDS encoding hydrogenase maturation protein, with protein MKILLLVSAFNSLTQAVYTALLDRGDEIAVAYAISEEQMLEEIGAFAPELILCPFLKQYIPPSIYENYATFIFHPGPRGDRGPNALEYALQSHTKEWGVVILRANELYDGGDIYAEVPFNVRDTYKASLYRQEVTQASLRALELFFENLAQKRKELQILNPIHKKFTQKDRAIDWEKDTTRTIIEKIYLSDSLPGVLDEILGIPCYLYGVWKEDEFRGSPKEILAKRDGAICLGTIDGAVWISHLKEPGKFKLPATYVLKEKLKGVKEERLPLLFDKSYETFYEVSVEKRDNVAYLCFNFHNGAMNAEQCIRLKYAVEYLKNECDVLVLVGGMDFFSNGIHLNILEDSRKQGEDGWANINAMNDLVSSILYADEVVTVASFARNAGAGGVFMGLACDYVVAKERVVFNPHYKTLGLSGSEYHTYTLPGRVGKAMAEKLLDECLPVSAQRAEELGMLDKVFAHENYYEELYTFALSCYDDDFLWGKQEYLEANRERIEALKEKELAVMHPEFWDEESPFHTLRREFVYKLCPRQTPQRLKRGRKDA; from the coding sequence ATGAAAATCCTGCTTCTTGTTTCTGCTTTCAACTCTCTGACCCAGGCGGTCTATACTGCTTTGCTTGACAGGGGAGATGAAATTGCTGTTGCCTATGCAATCAGCGAAGAGCAGATGCTGGAAGAAATCGGGGCATTCGCGCCTGAACTGATCCTGTGCCCCTTTTTGAAACAATATATTCCACCAAGTATTTACGAGAATTATGCTACCTTTATTTTTCATCCCGGGCCCAGAGGTGACAGAGGGCCCAACGCGCTGGAGTATGCCCTGCAAAGTCATACGAAAGAGTGGGGGGTGGTGATATTGAGAGCCAATGAACTGTATGACGGTGGGGACATCTATGCCGAAGTGCCTTTTAATGTACGTGACACCTACAAGGCTTCGCTCTACAGACAGGAGGTGACACAGGCTTCACTAAGAGCCTTGGAATTATTTTTCGAAAACCTTGCACAGAAGAGGAAAGAGCTGCAGATCCTCAACCCTATCCATAAGAAGTTCACACAGAAGGACAGAGCCATCGACTGGGAGAAAGATACGACCCGGACGATCATTGAAAAGATCTATCTGAGTGACAGTCTGCCCGGTGTTCTCGATGAGATACTGGGTATTCCATGTTATTTGTATGGTGTATGGAAAGAGGATGAATTTCGGGGAAGCCCCAAAGAGATCCTTGCAAAACGTGATGGGGCTATCTGTCTGGGAACGATAGATGGTGCAGTATGGATAAGCCATTTAAAAGAGCCGGGAAAGTTCAAACTGCCGGCCACCTATGTACTCAAAGAGAAACTCAAGGGGGTCAAAGAGGAACGTCTGCCGCTGCTGTTTGACAAATCGTATGAAACATTTTATGAAGTGAGCGTGGAGAAACGAGACAATGTTGCCTACCTCTGTTTCAATTTTCACAACGGTGCCATGAATGCGGAGCAGTGCATACGACTCAAATATGCCGTTGAGTATCTCAAGAATGAATGTGATGTCCTTGTGTTGGTCGGCGGTATGGATTTTTTCTCCAACGGGATACATCTGAACATTCTTGAAGACAGCCGGAAACAGGGAGAGGACGGCTGGGCGAACATCAATGCGATGAACGACCTTGTCAGCTCCATACTTTATGCCGACGAGGTGGTGACCGTCGCCTCTTTTGCCAGAAATGCCGGAGCGGGGGGTGTCTTCATGGGACTGGCCTGCGACTATGTTGTCGCAAAGGAAAGGGTGGTTTTCAATCCTCACTACAAAACACTTGGACTCAGCGGGAGCGAGTACCATACCTATACACTTCCGGGACGTGTGGGCAAAGCAATGGCGGAAAAACTCCTGGATGAGTGCCTGCCCGTATCTGCCCAAAGAGCCGAAGAACTCGGGATGCTCGATAAGGTATTTGCACATGAAAACTATTACGAGGAACTTTACACCTTTGCGCTCTCCTGTTACGATGACGACTTTCTGTGGGGGAAACAGGAGTACCTTGAAGCGAACAGGGAGAGGATAGAAGCACTGAAAGAGAAGGAGTTGGCCGTGATGCATCCCGAATTCTGGGATGAAGAGAGTCCGTTTCACACGTTGCGCAGAGAGTTCGTCTACAAGCTCTGTCCACGGCAGACGCCTCAAAGACTAAAAAGAGGGAGAAAAGATGCATGA
- a CDS encoding ammonium transporter, with translation MKLKLFALLASLMPIAASAADKLDSGDTAWMMISTALVLLMTPAGLALFYAGMTRSKNALNTYAMVMGAFVLAFVVWIVAGYSIAFGTAESAGIQKFIGGLGNILLSETKWTDLSGTYPTYVFVAFQGTFAAITVAIASGSVIGRMKFSTWMIIVALWGLVVYAPITHMVWGGDGALLFDAGALDFAGGTVVHMNGGLAGLVLAILVGKRAGYPKIAMKPFSIIFTAAGAALLWFGWYGFNGGSAFGANAIAGLAVLTTTVATAAAGVTWLLIEWFVYKKPTLLGIASGIIAGLVAITPAAGFVSVGGAFIVGIFGSVIAFFGVVALKKKLGYDDSLDAFGIHFLAGLWGALATGFLALNDKELLWDGPLKESGDRMGQFMVQVESVVVVGLWTLIGTIVVYYIASALTGGARVTAENEEMGLDESVHGEKGMNL, from the coding sequence ATGAAGTTGAAACTTTTCGCTCTACTGGCATCATTGATGCCTATTGCCGCTTCGGCAGCAGATAAACTCGATTCGGGTGATACAGCATGGATGATGATCTCCACCGCGCTTGTACTTCTTATGACACCGGCGGGACTGGCCCTTTTCTATGCCGGTATGACAAGAAGCAAGAATGCACTGAACACTTACGCAATGGTCATGGGTGCTTTCGTACTCGCATTTGTCGTATGGATCGTTGCAGGATATTCCATTGCATTCGGTACAGCTGAAAGCGCAGGCATTCAGAAATTCATCGGTGGTCTTGGGAACATTCTTCTTAGCGAAACAAAATGGACTGACCTGAGCGGTACATACCCTACGTACGTATTTGTTGCATTCCAGGGTACATTTGCTGCGATCACAGTTGCCATCGCTTCAGGTTCGGTCATCGGCCGTATGAAGTTCTCTACATGGATGATCATCGTAGCCCTTTGGGGTCTGGTCGTGTATGCACCCATTACCCACATGGTATGGGGTGGAGACGGAGCCCTTCTCTTTGATGCAGGAGCACTTGACTTTGCCGGTGGTACAGTTGTACACATGAACGGTGGTCTGGCTGGACTCGTACTTGCGATCCTCGTAGGTAAAAGAGCCGGATACCCAAAAATCGCTATGAAACCTTTCAGTATCATTTTCACTGCTGCCGGTGCAGCACTGCTCTGGTTCGGTTGGTATGGATTCAACGGTGGTTCAGCATTCGGTGCGAACGCCATTGCAGGTCTTGCCGTACTGACAACAACAGTTGCAACAGCTGCTGCAGGTGTCACATGGTTGCTTATAGAGTGGTTTGTCTATAAAAAACCAACACTACTTGGAATTGCATCAGGTATCATTGCGGGTCTTGTTGCCATTACACCGGCTGCCGGTTTCGTAAGTGTCGGCGGTGCATTCATCGTTGGTATCTTCGGATCTGTCATTGCTTTCTTCGGTGTTGTAGCACTCAAAAAGAAATTGGGTTATGATGATTCTCTCGATGCTTTCGGTATACACTTCCTTGCTGGTCTCTGGGGTGCACTTGCAACCGGTTTCCTTGCATTGAATGACAAAGAACTTCTCTGGGACGGTCCGCTTAAAGAGAGCGGAGACAGAATGGGGCAGTTCATGGTCCAGGTAGAATCAGTAGTGGTTGTCGGTCTTTGGACACTCATCGGTACGATTGTGGTCTACTACATAGCTAGTGCTTTGACAGGTGGCGCGCGAGTCACGGCTGAGAACGAAGAGATGGGTCTTGACGAGTCGGTACACGGAGAAAAAGGAATGAATTTATAA